One genomic window of bacterium includes the following:
- a CDS encoding ABC transporter substrate-binding protein gives MSTSSQLRPWQLAGLAAVLAFVVAAGDPASSSAAGSPRSGGSINIAIVGDPGTINPLKDGGIADNYVSELIRDRLVCSGRDGGIVPCLATSWNTPNSTTFIFHLRRGVKFSNGAPFTAADAKYTYDQVAFGKDSDFNGAEGPIKDTKVIDDHTFEIDLSSPDPYFLEYMSLNSDMGIIPQGWLAQCGQSCDTTVVGTGPFTVTEWVKGDHLTLQRNPNYWDSPRPYLQQIRFKVTPDPSAQVLQLKAGAADILFQVPFKELQSLSQAPGITVGKHGSGSMTEIIWNNRVAPFNNLKVTQALSFAIDRNQIGQVAMYGYADPMTDLLPPFHWGHDASYPAPTYDPNKAKELLTQAGYDANHPLSFELRIINNQDFIDEATLIQQQLQQIGVQVKVTPLDKATFLAPMFYTKDAHNLTWQAALERYTFGADTPSIVWQTYDTGSYINFGGVNLPGGLKDSTLQNLIDRAKVETDKTKAKALFSQISTQVDKDALTVRLPWQNNVMAYRNRVQDFHVLTAFEYPLQYVWVNDGK, from the coding sequence ATGTCCACAAGTTCCCAGCTTCGTCCCTGGCAACTGGCCGGATTGGCGGCCGTTCTCGCCTTCGTTGTCGCGGCCGGCGACCCCGCATCGTCCAGCGCTGCGGGCTCCCCACGGTCGGGAGGCTCGATCAACATCGCCATCGTCGGCGACCCGGGTACGATCAACCCGCTGAAGGATGGCGGTATCGCCGATAACTACGTGTCCGAGCTCATTCGCGACCGGCTCGTGTGCAGCGGTCGGGACGGGGGCATCGTGCCCTGTCTCGCGACGAGCTGGAATACGCCGAACTCGACGACGTTCATCTTCCATCTTCGCCGGGGGGTGAAGTTCAGTAACGGAGCGCCGTTTACGGCGGCCGATGCGAAGTACACGTACGACCAAGTCGCGTTCGGCAAGGATTCCGACTTTAACGGCGCGGAGGGACCGATCAAGGACACGAAGGTCATCGACGACCACACGTTCGAAATCGACCTCTCGAGCCCCGACCCCTACTTCCTCGAGTACATGTCGCTGAACTCCGACATGGGGATCATCCCGCAGGGCTGGCTCGCACAGTGCGGGCAGAGCTGCGACACGACCGTCGTCGGGACGGGTCCGTTCACAGTGACGGAGTGGGTCAAGGGCGATCACCTCACGCTCCAGCGGAATCCGAACTACTGGGACAGCCCGCGTCCATACCTTCAACAGATCAGATTCAAGGTGACGCCTGACCCTTCCGCTCAGGTGCTCCAGCTCAAGGCGGGCGCCGCGGACATCCTCTTTCAGGTTCCGTTCAAGGAGCTCCAGAGTCTTTCGCAAGCACCCGGCATCACAGTCGGAAAGCACGGTTCGGGCAGCATGACTGAGATCATCTGGAATAATCGCGTCGCACCCTTCAACAATCTCAAAGTGACCCAGGCTCTTTCCTTCGCGATCGACCGGAACCAGATCGGGCAAGTCGCGATGTACGGCTACGCTGATCCGATGACGGATCTCCTGCCGCCGTTCCACTGGGGCCACGATGCCTCGTACCCAGCCCCCACGTACGATCCCAACAAGGCCAAGGAGCTGCTCACCCAGGCGGGGTACGACGCCAACCACCCGCTCTCGTTCGAGTTGCGGATCATCAACAATCAAGACTTCATCGATGAGGCGACGCTCATCCAGCAACAGCTCCAGCAGATCGGCGTCCAAGTGAAGGTGACCCCCCTCGACAAGGCGACGTTTCTCGCGCCGATGTTCTACACGAAGGACGCCCACAACCTCACGTGGCAGGCGGCGCTGGAGCGGTACACGTTCGGGGCCGACACCCCATCGATCGTGTGGCAAACCTACGACACGGGCAGCTACATCAACTTCGGCGGTGTCAATCTTCCAGGCGGTCTCAAGGATTCGACCCTGCAGAACCTCATCGATCGGGCGAAGGTAGAGACCGACAAGACGAAGGCGAAGGCGCTCTTCTCGCAGATCTCTACCCAGGTCGACAAGGACGCCCTGACTGTGCGTCTGCCATGGCAGAACAACGTCATGGCATATCGGAACCGTGTACAGGACTTCCATGTACTCACGGCGTTCGAGTACCCGCTCCAGTACGTATGGGTGAACGACGGGAAGTAG
- a CDS encoding ABC transporter ATP-binding protein yields MVSLQGGDPLLTVRDLAVDLRQRHGVVHAVRGLSYSLDKGEAMGMVGESGSGKTISSLALLGLLPAGRSRVVRGSILFAGRDIVGMQDTELRALRGGRISMVFQNPLSSLNPVMTIGRQLTEAIRLHLELSADEACRRAIEMLELVGIPNPKRRLGDYPHQFSGGMRQRVMIAMALSCRPDLIVADEPTTALDVTIQAQVLDLLNRLRHELGMAVILISHDLGVVADTTDRIAIMYAGRIVETGPTRQVLGAPRHPYTIGLLRSIPPLDGPRRRDLAAIEGAPPDLSVDITGCPFRDRCAWAIQECAEIDPPVEPVAHRHTVACWVKPAETVETT; encoded by the coding sequence ATGGTGAGCCTCCAAGGCGGTGACCCACTGCTGACCGTGCGTGACCTCGCCGTCGACCTGCGTCAGCGTCATGGTGTTGTCCATGCCGTCCGCGGCCTCTCGTACTCGCTCGACAAGGGTGAGGCGATGGGCATGGTTGGCGAGTCAGGATCTGGCAAGACAATCAGCTCGCTCGCATTGCTCGGACTCCTCCCGGCTGGGAGAAGCCGCGTGGTTCGCGGGAGCATACTCTTCGCCGGTCGTGACATCGTGGGAATGCAAGATACAGAGCTCCGGGCATTGCGGGGCGGGCGGATCTCGATGGTGTTCCAGAACCCGCTCTCGAGCCTCAACCCGGTCATGACGATCGGCCGCCAGCTCACTGAGGCGATTCGTCTCCATCTCGAGCTGTCAGCCGATGAAGCATGTCGGCGAGCGATCGAGATGCTCGAGCTCGTCGGGATCCCCAACCCGAAACGACGCCTCGGCGACTACCCACACCAGTTCAGCGGCGGCATGCGACAGCGGGTCATGATCGCGATGGCCCTGTCGTGCCGACCGGATCTGATCGTCGCCGACGAGCCGACCACCGCGCTTGACGTGACGATCCAAGCGCAGGTCCTCGATTTACTGAACAGGCTCCGACACGAGTTGGGTATGGCGGTCATCCTGATCAGCCACGACCTCGGAGTCGTCGCGGATACGACCGACCGGATCGCGATCATGTACGCGGGTCGGATCGTGGAAACGGGGCCGACGAGACAGGTGCTCGGCGCTCCGCGACACCCGTACACAATTGGGTTGTTGCGCTCTATACCGCCCCTTGACGGTCCGCGTCGTCGGGATCTCGCGGCAATCGAGGGCGCGCCCCCCGATCTGTCGGTCGATATCACCGGTTGCCCGTTCCGCGACAGGTGCGCCTGGGCGATCCAAGAGTGCGCGGAGATCGATCCGCCCGTCGAGCCCGTGGCGCATCGGCACACGGTTGCGTGTTGGGTGAAACCGGCGGAAACGGTGGAGACGACGTGA
- a CDS encoding ABC transporter permease: protein MSDHSTNVDQTLSVAVSENAVLEWADDGWLGRLRRNRLALVGTAGIALFLSVGLFAPLIEPYPWSQFDLAHRLSGPTLRHVFGTDQFGRDILSRTIYGARVSMLVALAATAIGTVGGVLIGTAAGFMGGWIDELSMRTMDIILAFPQIVLAIAVAALLGPSLINVIWIVGLLMVPQFARVTRGSVIGVMNLEYITATRTIGQSEVMIVVRHILPNIVGPLIVLASLAIPGAIITEAALSFLGAGVQLPEPSWGNLLSGGNAYLLQAPWLSIFPGLAITLAVLSFNLLGDGLRDALDVSGGPA, encoded by the coding sequence ATGAGTGACCATTCCACAAACGTCGACCAGACGCTCTCTGTGGCGGTCTCCGAGAACGCCGTGCTCGAATGGGCCGACGACGGATGGCTCGGCCGCCTCCGCCGCAATCGCCTTGCCCTCGTTGGAACCGCCGGCATCGCGCTGTTCCTGAGCGTCGGCCTGTTCGCGCCACTCATCGAGCCATATCCGTGGAGCCAGTTTGACCTTGCGCATCGCCTGAGCGGTCCGACGCTCCGCCACGTGTTCGGCACCGATCAGTTCGGGCGAGACATCCTTTCGCGCACGATCTACGGGGCTCGGGTATCGATGCTGGTCGCCCTGGCCGCAACGGCGATCGGGACCGTCGGAGGCGTCCTCATCGGTACGGCGGCAGGCTTCATGGGTGGCTGGATCGACGAGTTGTCGATGCGGACTATGGACATCATCCTCGCGTTCCCCCAGATCGTGCTCGCGATCGCCGTCGCGGCGTTGCTCGGCCCGAGCCTCATCAACGTCATCTGGATCGTCGGCCTGCTCATGGTTCCCCAGTTCGCTCGGGTCACACGAGGCTCCGTAATCGGTGTGATGAACCTCGAATACATCACGGCCACCCGGACCATCGGGCAAAGCGAGGTCATGATCGTCGTACGGCACATCCTCCCGAACATCGTCGGCCCGCTCATCGTGCTCGCCTCCCTCGCCATCCCCGGCGCGATCATTACCGAGGCTGCCCTCAGCTTCCTCGGCGCCGGCGTGCAGCTCCCCGAACCGAGTTGGGGTAATCTCCTGTCTGGGGGCAACGCCTACCTGCTCCAGGCGCCGTGGCTCTCGATATTCCCCGGGCTCGCCATCACTCTCGCCGTCCTCTCATTCAACCTCCTCGGCGACGGGCTTCGCGATGCCCTCGATGTATCGGGCGGACCGGCATGA
- a CDS encoding oligopeptide/dipeptide ABC transporter ATP-binding protein: protein MPAGTAPPLLEVERLRVWFPVRRGVLRRRVGWAKAVDDVSFTVGHGSTMALVGESGAGKTTIGRAVVRIQPVTSGTIRFKGEVLNELVGSDLRRRRREFQMIFQDPFGSLDPRQAVGDILAEPLAIHGLASPRERPTRVRELLSLVGLDPAFASRYPREFSGGQRQRIGVARAIAVRPDLIVCDEPVSSLDVSIQAQVINLLTRLQGELGVAYLFIAHDLAVVRHIADRVAVMYLGRIVEMGSVEEVYANPAHPYTVALLSAALNRRASRRRRIVLSGEIPSIDRPPAGCSFHTRCWLRTRLGNPEICDQVEPVLRAATCGWPVACHFAEETPRHQPNRATEAAGGTV from the coding sequence ATGCCAGCAGGTACCGCGCCGCCGCTTCTCGAGGTGGAGCGCCTCCGCGTGTGGTTCCCCGTGCGGCGTGGCGTCCTCCGCCGTCGGGTCGGGTGGGCGAAGGCGGTCGACGACGTGTCGTTCACGGTCGGGCACGGCAGCACGATGGCACTCGTGGGCGAGTCGGGCGCCGGCAAGACAACGATAGGACGGGCGGTCGTCCGCATCCAGCCGGTGACATCTGGAACGATCCGCTTCAAGGGGGAGGTCCTGAATGAGTTGGTGGGATCGGATCTTCGCCGAAGGCGTCGTGAGTTCCAGATGATCTTTCAGGATCCCTTTGGCAGCCTGGACCCGCGTCAGGCCGTGGGGGACATTCTCGCTGAGCCCTTGGCCATCCACGGGCTCGCCTCGCCCCGCGAGCGGCCCACGAGAGTTCGCGAGCTTTTATCACTCGTCGGCCTCGACCCGGCTTTCGCGAGCCGATACCCGCGCGAGTTCAGCGGTGGGCAGCGCCAGCGGATCGGGGTCGCCCGGGCGATCGCTGTCCGCCCGGATTTGATCGTTTGCGATGAGCCAGTGAGCTCGCTCGACGTCTCGATCCAGGCACAGGTGATTAACCTCCTGACCCGTTTGCAGGGTGAGCTCGGCGTCGCCTATTTGTTCATCGCGCACGATCTGGCCGTCGTCCGGCACATCGCGGACCGGGTCGCGGTCATGTACCTCGGACGGATCGTCGAAATGGGCAGCGTGGAGGAGGTGTATGCCAACCCCGCGCACCCGTACACGGTCGCGCTCCTTTCCGCCGCCCTCAACCGCCGCGCCAGCCGACGCCGCCGGATCGTCTTATCCGGCGAAATCCCGAGTATCGATCGTCCGCCCGCCGGCTGCAGCTTCCATACCCGGTGCTGGCTCCGGACCCGCCTTGGCAACCCGGAGATCTGCGACCAGGTCGAGCCGGTCCTGCGGGCCGCGACTTGCGGGTGGCCGGTCGCCTGCCATTTCGCGGAGGAGACGCCTCGTCATCAGCCGAACAGAGCGACCGAGGCGGCTGGTGGGACGGTGTGA
- a CDS encoding SDR family oxidoreductase: MTQEDSRVAIVTGGGSGIGRAIALALAADRCAIAIFDRNTRNGAAVASEIERSGQRARAYEIDVTVSGGVHQAVEEVVKTFGRIDVLVNNAGIGVLGSVEELAEEEWDRVMSVNVKSVFLCSRAVIPHMAARGGGRIINVASVAGLVASPGRAAYCASKGAVVMLTRAMALDCAPRNINVNSICPGVVITPMTEKSLRDPADRQRRIDGTPLKRLAQPEEIAPAAVYLAGPGGSFVTGSTLVVDGGWSID; the protein is encoded by the coding sequence ATGACACAAGAGGACAGCAGAGTCGCGATCGTGACTGGCGGGGGATCGGGAATCGGTCGAGCCATCGCGCTTGCGCTCGCAGCCGACCGTTGCGCCATTGCGATCTTCGATCGTAACACTCGGAACGGTGCCGCCGTCGCGTCGGAGATCGAGCGCTCAGGACAGCGGGCACGTGCCTACGAGATCGATGTGACCGTGAGCGGGGGGGTCCATCAGGCGGTTGAGGAGGTGGTGAAGACGTTCGGCCGGATCGACGTACTGGTGAACAACGCCGGGATCGGCGTCCTCGGCTCGGTCGAGGAACTCGCAGAGGAGGAGTGGGACCGTGTGATGTCGGTCAACGTCAAGAGCGTCTTCCTATGCTCGCGAGCCGTCATCCCCCATATGGCGGCGCGTGGGGGCGGTCGCATCATTAACGTCGCATCGGTCGCCGGGCTGGTGGCCTCTCCAGGCCGCGCCGCCTACTGCGCGTCGAAGGGCGCCGTCGTGATGCTCACGCGCGCAATGGCGCTTGACTGTGCCCCCCGGAACATTAACGTGAACTCAATCTGTCCGGGGGTGGTCATCACGCCGATGACCGAGAAGTCGCTGCGCGATCCTGCGGACCGCCAGCGAAGGATCGACGGCACGCCGCTCAAACGGCTCGCGCAGCCCGAGGAGATCGCCCCAGCCGCCGTCTATCTGGCTGGCCCCGGAGGCAGCTTTGTGACTGGTTCCACGCTGGTTGTCGATGGCGGCTGGAGCATCGATTGA
- a CDS encoding ABC transporter permease: MWRYTARRVLLVVPVLLGLSILVFLLIHLAPGDPVTVQLGIHATAETAARLRSSLGLNAPLPVQYALWLNRVVRLDLGTSLYAHAPVTELIAQRFPTTLALTVASILLSLVIGVPLGVVSATRRDGIIDNGGRLFSIIDVSIPVFWLGFLLILAFAIGIPVFPPGGSVSEYGPIALVLPSVTLGASFAGVVVRFTRAAMLEVLGEDYIRTAQAKGLSTFAVNYRHALGNSLIPLVTVVGLQVGVLLSGAVLTETVFSLPGLGLLMVGAVAARDYPMILGTVLFVAVLVVLANLAVDLLYGVLDPRVRYE; the protein is encoded by the coding sequence ATGTGGCGGTATACCGCGAGGCGGGTCCTCCTTGTGGTTCCTGTGCTGCTCGGGTTGTCGATCCTGGTCTTCCTTCTCATCCATCTCGCGCCCGGCGACCCGGTCACGGTCCAGCTCGGGATACATGCGACGGCCGAGACTGCCGCGCGGTTGCGAAGCAGTCTCGGCCTCAACGCCCCGCTCCCCGTCCAGTACGCTCTGTGGCTCAACCGCGTCGTGCGCCTGGATCTCGGGACCTCACTGTACGCTCACGCGCCGGTCACCGAACTCATCGCGCAGCGATTCCCCACCACACTCGCGCTAACCGTCGCGAGCATCCTCTTGTCGCTCGTCATTGGCGTGCCGCTCGGGGTCGTGTCGGCGACTCGGCGCGACGGGATCATCGACAATGGTGGTCGCCTGTTTTCGATCATCGATGTATCGATCCCGGTGTTCTGGCTCGGGTTCCTGCTCATTCTCGCCTTTGCGATTGGTATCCCGGTCTTCCCGCCAGGTGGATCGGTGAGCGAGTACGGCCCAATCGCGCTCGTCCTCCCATCGGTCACACTCGGCGCCTCGTTCGCGGGGGTCGTCGTCCGATTTACCCGCGCCGCGATGCTGGAGGTGCTCGGCGAGGATTACATCCGAACGGCACAAGCGAAGGGGCTCTCGACGTTCGCCGTGAACTACCGCCATGCGCTCGGGAACTCACTCATCCCGCTCGTGACGGTCGTCGGGCTCCAGGTCGGGGTCCTCCTCTCCGGAGCGGTCCTTACCGAGACGGTCTTCTCGCTCCCGGGGCTCGGGCTGCTCATGGTAGGCGCCGTCGCGGCACGTGACTACCCGATGATCCTCGGGACCGTTCTCTTCGTGGCAGTGCTGGTCGTGCTCGCGAATCTCGCCGTCGATCTTCTGTACGGAGTGCTCGATCCTCGCGTTCGCTATGAGTGA
- a CDS encoding Gfo/Idh/MocA family oxidoreductase, with the protein MSNVLKLALVGCGYIAQAEHVPALLGLQPEISVIAAIDTVPERATAVAAAFHAPVFSSLKAALDAVHFDAVILCTPAPSHVHLIAEAAATGKAILVEKPIAYNLHEARQAIATVDDKGVKCMVAYHRRYDNDCLHVKKLIDDGAIGRVRAVVSSCRLAFPPHYRTYSETGSPRAERGPHDLPSDWLTENSIHHINLLRFWLGDIVRVHSAVYRDVDHNLGTVILELTDGVLATHHQLRGMECGEEITVYGTQGNLRVELWYPHRPYRYPRTTLFTLQPPGWQELAIPRDSPYTNEIAQFARYVRGEAPMWSGLADSYRDLEVLQDILTSAVYIVPRLEGEDRHEVPAF; encoded by the coding sequence GTGAGCAACGTCCTAAAGCTAGCACTAGTTGGGTGTGGCTACATTGCACAAGCTGAACACGTGCCGGCGCTGCTTGGGCTTCAGCCCGAGATTTCCGTGATCGCCGCCATAGACACAGTCCCGGAACGAGCAACTGCTGTTGCTGCTGCCTTTCACGCACCGGTCTTTTCTTCCCTGAAGGCAGCCCTCGACGCAGTTCACTTCGATGCGGTCATCCTTTGCACTCCTGCCCCATCACATGTGCACTTGATTGCCGAAGCTGCAGCAACGGGAAAGGCGATCCTCGTTGAGAAACCGATTGCCTACAATTTGCATGAGGCAAGGCAGGCAATTGCTACCGTGGATGACAAGGGCGTCAAGTGCATGGTTGCATACCATCGCCGCTACGATAACGATTGTTTGCACGTCAAGAAACTGATCGATGATGGAGCGATAGGTCGTGTTCGTGCCGTTGTTAGTTCGTGTCGACTCGCTTTTCCGCCCCATTACCGCACTTATAGTGAGACAGGAAGCCCCCGTGCTGAGCGGGGGCCACACGATCTTCCGTCCGATTGGTTGACGGAGAATAGCATTCATCACATCAACTTGTTGCGCTTTTGGCTGGGTGATATCGTGCGGGTTCATAGTGCTGTATATCGAGACGTCGACCACAACCTGGGGACGGTCATCCTGGAACTTACCGATGGGGTTCTGGCAACTCACCATCAATTGCGCGGAATGGAGTGTGGGGAGGAAATTACAGTATACGGAACTCAGGGTAATCTGCGAGTTGAACTCTGGTATCCCCACCGGCCCTATCGATACCCGCGCACGACGCTATTTACGCTGCAGCCTCCTGGTTGGCAGGAACTAGCGATACCTCGTGACAGCCCCTACACCAATGAAATTGCGCAGTTTGCGAGGTATGTTCGTGGCGAGGCTCCAATGTGGTCCGGTCTTGCCGACTCCTATCGCGATTTGGAAGTGCTGCAGGACATTCTTACAAGCGCAGTATACATCGTGCCCAGACTGGAAGGCGAAGATCGTCATGAAGTCCCGGCCTTTTGA